In Curtobacterium sp. TC1, the following proteins share a genomic window:
- a CDS encoding ATP-dependent DNA helicase RecG, which produces MVTTGTPAAPAGPDLGPAPLDARLANVLGGRTASAIEKAFGHRTVGEFLEHAPRRYAERGALTALDSLAIGEPVTIVAEVVDVRERTMRARRGSILEAKIGDGKGLLTLTFFNQGWRTKDLVPGARGIFSGKVSDYRGARQLAHPDYELFDPDDPRATADPGSDEAIRWSRQPIPIYPATASLTSWQIAKSMGIVLDTLPDLPDPVPASARSRLDLVPFRRALELLHRPEKVADFKRAQDALRYREAFVLQTALVQRRIRARRTAATPRVAAPGGILERFDATLPFTLTDDQRAVGAEIDTDIARTWPMHRLVQGEVGSGKTLVAIRAMLTVAESGGQSALIAPTEVLAAQHLRSIVKFLGPDLAAELRPVILTGSQSTDERRRALLAAASGSSRLVVGTHALLGDRVDFAELGLVVVDEQHRFGVEQREALRTKGATPPHVLVLTATPIPRTVAMTVFGDLDVSTITGLPSGRAGVETFTVPLAEHPGWESRIWSRMAEELDKGRQAFVVCPAIDDAHAEDDGEPAPAESEDDAPKRAPATVLATAERMRTMPVLEGRRIAVLHGRMTAEEKDRVMTSFAAGDLDVLVATTVIEVGVDVPNAAMMAVLDADRFGVSQLHQLRGRIGRGQWAGVCLLVTTAELETTSRERVDAVSASDDGFELARVDLELRREGDVLGERQSGGRSSLNLLRVVEHADLIVDARGEAERVLEPDPELEGAPALREALARRLDESDAAFLGKN; this is translated from the coding sequence GTGGTCACCACCGGAACCCCCGCTGCGCCGGCCGGGCCCGACCTCGGTCCGGCGCCCCTCGACGCGCGGCTCGCGAACGTGCTCGGTGGTCGGACCGCGTCCGCGATCGAGAAGGCCTTCGGCCACCGCACGGTGGGTGAGTTCCTCGAGCACGCACCCCGTCGCTACGCCGAGCGCGGGGCCCTGACGGCGCTCGACTCGCTGGCGATCGGCGAGCCGGTCACGATCGTCGCCGAGGTGGTCGACGTCCGCGAACGCACGATGCGTGCCCGGCGCGGATCGATCCTCGAAGCCAAGATCGGGGACGGCAAGGGGCTGCTCACCCTGACGTTCTTCAACCAGGGCTGGCGCACGAAGGACCTCGTGCCCGGCGCCCGCGGCATCTTCTCCGGCAAGGTCAGCGACTACCGCGGTGCCCGCCAGCTCGCCCACCCGGACTACGAGCTCTTCGACCCCGATGACCCCCGCGCCACGGCCGACCCCGGCTCGGACGAGGCGATCCGGTGGTCGCGCCAGCCGATCCCGATCTACCCGGCGACGGCGTCCCTCACCTCGTGGCAGATCGCGAAGTCGATGGGCATCGTCCTCGACACCCTGCCGGACCTGCCCGACCCGGTGCCGGCCTCGGCGCGCAGCCGGCTCGACCTCGTCCCGTTCCGCCGGGCGCTCGAGCTGCTCCACCGCCCCGAGAAGGTCGCCGACTTCAAGCGCGCGCAGGACGCCCTGCGCTACCGCGAGGCGTTCGTGCTGCAGACCGCCCTCGTGCAGCGCCGGATCCGCGCCCGACGCACCGCGGCGACCCCGCGGGTGGCGGCCCCAGGCGGTATCCTCGAGCGCTTCGACGCCACTCTGCCGTTCACCCTGACCGACGACCAGCGCGCCGTCGGTGCCGAGATCGACACCGACATCGCCCGCACGTGGCCGATGCACCGCCTGGTGCAGGGCGAGGTCGGCTCCGGCAAGACCCTCGTGGCCATCCGCGCGATGCTCACGGTGGCCGAGTCCGGTGGGCAGTCCGCCCTCATCGCCCCGACCGAGGTCCTGGCCGCGCAGCACCTCCGGTCCATCGTGAAGTTCCTCGGACCGGACCTCGCGGCCGAACTCCGTCCGGTGATCCTGACCGGGTCACAGTCCACCGACGAACGCCGGCGGGCCCTGCTCGCCGCCGCATCGGGCAGCTCGCGGCTCGTGGTCGGCACCCACGCGTTGCTCGGCGACCGCGTCGACTTCGCCGAGCTCGGGCTCGTGGTCGTCGACGAGCAGCACCGCTTCGGCGTCGAGCAGCGTGAAGCGCTCCGGACGAAGGGCGCCACCCCGCCGCACGTCCTGGTGCTCACCGCCACCCCGATCCCGCGCACCGTCGCGATGACGGTGTTCGGCGACCTCGACGTCTCGACGATCACGGGGCTGCCCTCCGGCCGTGCCGGCGTCGAGACCTTCACGGTCCCGCTCGCGGAGCACCCGGGGTGGGAGTCCCGCATCTGGTCGCGGATGGCCGAGGAACTCGACAAGGGGCGCCAGGCCTTCGTGGTCTGTCCCGCCATCGACGACGCCCATGCCGAGGACGACGGCGAGCCCGCGCCCGCCGAGTCCGAGGACGACGCCCCGAAGCGCGCCCCGGCGACCGTGCTCGCCACGGCCGAGCGGATGCGCACGATGCCCGTGCTCGAGGGCCGGCGGATCGCGGTGCTGCACGGCCGGATGACGGCGGAGGAGAAGGACCGTGTGATGACGTCCTTCGCCGCCGGCGACCTGGACGTCCTCGTCGCGACGACCGTCATCGAGGTCGGTGTCGACGTGCCGAACGCCGCGATGATGGCCGTCCTCGACGCCGATCGCTTCGGCGTCTCCCAGCTGCACCAGCTGCGCGGCCGCATCGGCCGTGGGCAGTGGGCGGGCGTCTGCCTGCTCGTCACCACCGCCGAGCTCGAGACGACCTCCCGCGAGCGCGTCGACGCGGTGTCCGCGTCCGACGACGGCTTCGAGCTGGCACGGGTGGACCTCGAGCTGCGGCGCGAGGGCGATGTGCTCGGTGAGCGACAGTCCGGTGGGCGGTCCTCGCTCAACCTGCTCCGGGTGGTCGAGCACGCCGACCTCATCGTGGACGCCCGGGGCGAAGCCGAACGGGTCCTCGAGCCCGATCCCGAGCTCGAGGGGGCCCCGGCCCTGCGCGAGGCCCTGGCGCGGCGTCTCGACGAGTCCGACGCGGCGTTCCTCGGCAAGAACTGA
- a CDS encoding RsmD family RNA methyltransferase: MTRIIAGAAGNTTLRVPKSGTRPTSDRVREALFSSLEARGLVDDTSVADLYAGTGALGLEAASRGAVEVVLVDRASAAAQACRANAKAVQQRIPGVRIDVQPQPVLGYLRGTVRTFDLVFIDPPYDVTEHEIAEVLETLVPRLTAGAVVVVERSKRSPEPTWPAGLEPFSKRSYGETVAWEAVTPAS, from the coding sequence ATGACCCGCATCATCGCCGGCGCCGCCGGCAACACGACGCTCCGGGTGCCGAAGTCCGGCACCCGGCCGACGAGCGACCGGGTGCGCGAGGCACTGTTCTCGTCGCTCGAGGCCCGTGGGCTCGTCGACGACACGTCCGTCGCGGACCTCTACGCCGGCACCGGTGCCCTCGGGCTCGAGGCGGCGTCGCGCGGTGCGGTCGAGGTCGTGCTGGTCGACCGCGCGTCGGCGGCGGCGCAGGCGTGCCGGGCGAACGCGAAGGCCGTGCAGCAGCGGATCCCCGGGGTGCGGATCGACGTGCAGCCGCAGCCGGTGCTCGGGTACCTGCGTGGGACGGTGCGCACGTTCGACCTGGTGTTCATCGACCCGCCGTACGACGTGACCGAGCACGAGATCGCCGAGGTGCTCGAGACCCTGGTGCCGCGGTTGACCGCCGGTGCCGTGGTGGTCGTCGAGCGGAGCAAGCGCTCCCCCGAGCCGACGTGGCCCGCGGGGCTCGAGCCCTTCAGCAAGCGCAGCTACGGCGAGACCGTGGCGTGGGAGGCAGTGACCCCCGCGTCCTGA
- the thiL gene encoding thiamine-phosphate kinase, protein MDATYDAWAGPTVGELGELAVLDRITSRLPTGSPILGPGDDCAVVAAPDGRFVVTTDMMVHGPDFRWAWSSPEDVGWKAAATNLSDVAAMGAAPSGLVIALAAPQEIPVAVLEGIADGFRLAVDALAPGCGVVGGDLSTSATFTVAVTAFGDLGGRAPVLRSGARAGDVVAVSGELGRAARGLARLFRDGVDPQGEPDRAATVASGADADPDVDRQRRPVPPIADGPRAAGAGATAMLDLSDGLAIDAGRLARASRVTLSLEVDLDEVALHGGEDHGLLATFPADAALPGGFRRIGVVRDRGDADLLRAGAPVPTTGWDPYADWDGAAG, encoded by the coding sequence GTGGACGCGACGTACGACGCCTGGGCCGGACCGACCGTGGGGGAGCTCGGCGAACTGGCCGTCCTCGACCGCATCACGAGCCGTCTGCCGACCGGGTCGCCGATCCTGGGGCCCGGCGACGACTGCGCGGTCGTGGCCGCTCCGGACGGCCGGTTCGTCGTGACGACGGACATGATGGTGCACGGCCCGGACTTCCGGTGGGCGTGGTCCTCGCCCGAGGACGTCGGCTGGAAGGCCGCCGCGACGAACCTCTCCGACGTCGCGGCGATGGGTGCGGCGCCGAGCGGTCTCGTGATCGCCCTCGCGGCGCCCCAGGAGATCCCGGTGGCGGTGCTCGAGGGCATCGCGGACGGCTTCCGCCTCGCCGTCGACGCCCTCGCACCCGGCTGCGGCGTGGTCGGTGGCGACCTGTCCACCTCGGCGACGTTCACGGTGGCGGTGACGGCGTTCGGTGACCTCGGTGGTCGCGCTCCGGTGCTCCGGTCGGGTGCCCGTGCGGGCGACGTGGTGGCGGTGTCCGGTGAGCTCGGTCGTGCCGCTCGCGGTCTCGCACGGCTCTTCCGCGACGGCGTCGACCCGCAGGGTGAGCCGGACCGTGCCGCGACGGTGGCGAGTGGTGCGGACGCCGATCCCGACGTCGACCGCCAGCGCCGTCCGGTGCCGCCGATCGCGGACGGACCCCGTGCCGCTGGGGCCGGGGCGACCGCGATGCTCGACCTGTCCGACGGCCTGGCGATCGACGCCGGACGACTCGCCCGCGCGAGCAGGGTGACCCTGTCGCTCGAGGTCGACCTCGACGAGGTCGCACTGCACGGCGGCGAGGACCACGGCCTGCTCGCGACCTTCCCCGCCGACGCTGCGCTGCCGGGTGGCTTCCGCCGCATCGGGGTCGTGCGGGACCGCGGCGACGCCGACCTGCTCCGCGCCGGGGCCCCGGTGCCGACGACCGGCTGGGACCCCTACGCGGACTGGGACGGCGCCGCCGGCTGA
- a CDS encoding DUF3515 family protein, whose protein sequence is MDTARRTPRTLAIAGVVIALAAGLTGCTNAVGMRAAPSANAAACAAAQVRLPATVDSTYDLRNTNAQSTAAWGDPEAALYHCGVAVPTVSDLPCVTLGSVDWIRDDRGKQIVYTTFGRSPAVQVVVDTSKTGSAVLQDLATAVSTLPKDGHKCLDPSDVQG, encoded by the coding sequence ATGGACACCGCGCGCCGCACCCCTCGCACCCTCGCGATCGCGGGGGTCGTGATCGCCCTCGCCGCCGGTCTGACCGGGTGCACGAACGCCGTCGGCATGCGCGCGGCACCGTCCGCGAACGCAGCAGCCTGCGCGGCGGCGCAGGTGCGGTTGCCGGCGACCGTCGACTCCACCTACGACCTGCGGAACACCAACGCGCAGTCCACCGCGGCCTGGGGCGACCCCGAGGCCGCGCTGTACCACTGCGGCGTGGCCGTCCCGACGGTGTCCGACCTGCCCTGCGTCACGCTCGGCTCGGTCGACTGGATCCGCGACGACCGCGGGAAGCAGATCGTCTACACGACGTTCGGCCGGTCCCCCGCCGTGCAGGTGGTCGTCGACACGTCGAAGACCGGCAGCGCGGTGCTGCAGGACCTCGCCACGGCGGTGTCGACGCTGCCGAAGGACGGCCACAAGTGCCTGGACCCGTCCGACGTGCAGGGCTGA
- a CDS encoding D-alanine--D-alanine ligase family protein, translated as MPTIPEGTDVPTTTVAVLFGGRSSEHEISCVTAGGIMDVVDRTEYEIVPIGITKDGAFTLQSDDPSQWAIRDGALPTVPDNGTRVAFPTSPATNELVVSHPDGSVTTVAVDVVFPILHGPFGEDGTIQGLLEIAGLPYVGDGVLASALAMDKHVAKAVLEHAGLRVAPWTTVLRREWAADPVDVAEAVAAHGWPLFVKPARAGSSMGVSRVDGPEALGAAMDLAFEHDSKVIVEPRVVGREVEVAVLEGRDGVPRTSLPGEIVVAEDGFYDFASKYLGGDESLLCPAPLTEAQTDEIRSIGARAFEAIGGSGLARVDCFLTDDGFVVNEVNTMPGFTPLSMYPRCWAASGVSYGELVTELIELGRAAVR; from the coding sequence GTGCCCACGATCCCCGAGGGAACCGACGTTCCCACGACCACCGTCGCCGTCCTGTTCGGCGGACGCTCGAGCGAGCACGAGATCAGCTGCGTGACCGCCGGCGGCATCATGGACGTCGTCGACCGCACCGAGTACGAGATCGTGCCGATCGGCATCACGAAGGACGGCGCGTTCACGCTGCAGTCCGACGACCCCTCGCAGTGGGCGATCCGCGATGGCGCGCTGCCGACCGTGCCCGACAACGGCACGCGTGTGGCGTTCCCGACCTCGCCGGCGACGAACGAACTCGTCGTCTCGCACCCGGACGGCTCGGTCACGACCGTCGCCGTCGACGTGGTGTTCCCGATCCTGCACGGCCCGTTCGGCGAGGACGGCACGATCCAGGGCCTGCTCGAGATCGCCGGTCTGCCGTACGTCGGTGACGGCGTGCTCGCCAGCGCACTGGCGATGGACAAGCACGTCGCGAAGGCCGTCCTCGAGCACGCCGGTCTGCGGGTCGCTCCGTGGACCACCGTGCTCCGCCGTGAGTGGGCGGCCGACCCGGTCGACGTCGCCGAGGCGGTCGCGGCGCACGGCTGGCCGCTGTTCGTGAAGCCCGCTCGTGCCGGTTCGAGCATGGGCGTCTCGCGCGTCGACGGCCCCGAGGCGCTCGGTGCCGCGATGGACCTGGCGTTCGAGCACGACTCCAAGGTGATCGTCGAACCTCGCGTCGTCGGTCGCGAGGTCGAGGTCGCCGTGCTCGAGGGCCGCGACGGCGTGCCGCGCACGAGCCTGCCGGGCGAGATCGTCGTGGCCGAGGACGGCTTCTACGACTTCGCGTCGAAGTACCTCGGTGGCGACGAGTCGCTGCTGTGCCCGGCACCGCTCACCGAGGCGCAGACCGACGAGATCCGGTCGATCGGCGCCCGCGCATTCGAGGCCATCGGCGGATCCGGGCTCGCCCGCGTCGACTGCTTCCTGACCGACGACGGCTTCGTCGTCAACGAGGTCAACACCATGCCCGGGTTCACCCCGCTGTCGATGTACCCGCGCTGCTGGGCGGCGTCGGGCGTGTCCTACGGCGAGCTGGTCACCGAGCTCATCGAGCTGGGGCGCGCCGCCGTCCGGTGA